The Rhopalosiphum maidis isolate BTI-1 chromosome 1, ASM367621v3, whole genome shotgun sequence genome has a segment encoding these proteins:
- the LOC113548373 gene encoding serine/threonine-protein kinase ATR: MEQMEVDVAIAEQKFPFDLWRKFKSMFTFIMDEEAESLEEHAKIMREVLSKMGEQEGVFSPFVSIKSNAFSVDYYKEFTIWIIGQLVKILSQKGFSPLHSNSTHSQTCLLEVLSCQNTYIYDCAINDYSKFITKMAETVVKDSWPIIITWCNPEKNFRTQLSVIDFTPIHISINDRDSYVYLLSKLFQLFSSSVFSINYIKKNTTVKFWQSVTLAIHNSNSIEVTKTGLHLILHMLASTLYKNYFDILENIYKMLFDTIEKVCLKYNSTEQSYEIQKILSDIFNIICKAGSIRVVIIHMAIIDLVSKLLLSDKIKVTKKLAGAMCKVIKGLLDDEIINPNIIIEKLPMCQLINSSSPGMNVLFEYFILQELKNNNEMIKNKKDDVNFFGDERNNSINMAIPSSIWFQFLKILNQTLQSSTEILTAKEFQIINTAICLAHHLDMTFKNESYQFLQNINTNKLLIKMMDYVLNHDDRFTIETLVSTCGSLVSIKEFSSFLTNDAKTLIAILSLPWMSISNSIFRNLSLYKHLNAIVSKYSALLNDKRIMKKCLTYISHIQINMLYDWRQNIVITSLRDKNMCEISILNLPFLFHKEKKQDISILFEIIKDFDETTNIVFVKNLRILMCSMYGRTIIQYNQISCQEELFCIDCDRIKIQPNLQICSIDDTYKNILNEFWKILLLSFVNNLNTVIRCEVIKNIPMIINHFYPDISFRKHMLMLINDKNEEVRIQSSKILNSIIFEKDSSGNIEIIESVFYQTLNILCSAVNTSLKVGNNELQYTCLETIFNIGCVPIDSTILPSMEFMFLFLIHPNSSYGSVAKFYMTEIAAAHKTKFLVIFDRYETELMQYIANNLVACYHAYHPNIDVKKTYNKLGFTHRDMYAIKQIIKYIFPWCIKKPGTRKILSEIASLSQKTESTLVKESFKYCFSHLLLSEDIDIRKQGCLLLEEITNTPLVHLVRLSFTPIIAEILTHFHSKHDRATEAIKIIQTFDVLFNVKNDSSIVNFADFLSPRFLGLLMILESRLVKNSSDSIKENILLSLGDIFKLMGSRFVTPARFKILAMLRTAISLKNRAFVYLGLKAWDSFIHCVNMEVLGPMLSSIFVSLVPLLDVYPNKVANMFHFMVKDNEKYLENHIAELYFLDPHPANPIVFNIVQKYTKNVFKQPLNKLLIWLLNIVAHTTLEVKLHGLKRLHSELSVQQSEVTKLILSSDNVNSVIIELLEVLTENLRHHDKRVRLASSECLGKIGALDPSYLPNNIIKEGRNKEFPLDIKSNDFAIRAITILGQGLQSARNSRYMDSFAVAIQKILQVYNVKKDSEIWSSIPSTLHEIIDPLSSSRYTLETEQYQTGMPHPIFGSGKSGTLNMWAFNWVNRLVPLINDEYAKRIFVYCKSSIRSDNEAMLLFLPYVLLYTILSTNAEDGNLIYEELLAVISSDVDDITTNNANIPETINDIIAGRQIAMEYEITNSSEQQNETTTRVMYVKTAFTLFDFLFKWTREQKASKNNIHEPVMRFLTRFCKLKLAEKSLEYDEYARALLYLEDYIHENKDKLQDHLPTLSQIYSKLNDADSLKGIIAVHNNDPSPQEMILLHEVNGQLQDAAACYEKLAQMYSDPSLEFHKGMVKCYLGIDQPFTALKIAEGLTNIKSDCQNTLFGEKAEATWSLMMFDKLKELLTEKPLNASESWGVCIGQALVYFLHKDKNSVHEEISSITNLVTESLYMSMVGSAGYKEAYPFIVKLHILNEMEQIFDTIFKIVDGDTSTKTKLKELITNEMDERLQCLQPQAYVLQQVLCMRRVVLTAAQHLVTDELKPIINHQIGISWLKSIKVARKSLNFQQAYSNILAAEKYKPTELFIEKAKLLWKKSDQGQAIATLKKGINMLFPNMDIIKTLPCDEKIEERKTCASALLLLSKYNDKTVNVDLESNLLNIENAFEMFGMWEKSLVRLAHYQDRILNTMTPAMYYTKGLNLINNIIHCYGLSLQYGCEYIYQSMPKMLSVWLDFGSDFNRDLKKKNNKTSLYLVERKRTFIKMTKLIEGFMLRLPTFMFLTAFSQITSRICHPLEECFKTLTDIIVKCILDYPNHSLWMLMTLHKSPFTVRVSRFNSILKHSKLVKVKTLLFQFMELFENLSELCNTSPQNAPVGVKFPLQKIAKNLPRLLTNGYFSNIMVPAQKFRTLVLPRINSNRNTKHNPFPDDLVYIHGIKDEVYIYSSLQKPKRIIILGSDGNEYPMMCKPKDDIRIDSRLMEFNNIVNMYLKRDPEARDRNLFIKTYSVVPMILDCGLIELVQNVVTLRSVILNCYEAIGIKVSKSTLQGLVCNIKDSLEKKRSVFINKAIPNHPPVFRNWYLKEFPSPGEWYLARSEFTRTTAVISIVGYILGLGDRHGENILLDSTNGGVVHVDFNCLFNRGEKFEWPERVPFRMTHNMVDAMGTGGLEGMLSSACEITNRVMRSHTEQLVSVLKPFLYDPLVMWTGRDTIADENSEMANDQAKEHLNNIEMRLQGYVRANLKNSSMPLSVAGQTRKLIEEAISVDNLCQMYIGWSAFL, encoded by the exons ATGGAACAAATGGAAGTGGATGTAGCTATAGCTGAACAAAAGTTCCCATTTGATCTCTggagaaaatttaaaagtatgtttacatttataatggacGAAGAAGCTGAGTCTTTAGAAGAGCATGCTAAAATTATGCGTGAAGTTTTAAGTAAGATGGGAGAACAAGAAGGAGTTTTTAGTCCATTTGTTAGCATCAAAAGCAATGCATTCAGTGTTGATTACTATAAag aatttaCCATTTGGATCATTGGtcaattagtaaaaattttaagtcaaAAGGGATTCTCTCCATTACATAGTAATTCAACTCATAGCCAAACATGTTTATTGGAAGTACTTTCTTGCCAAAACACATACATTTATGATTGTgctattaatgattattctaaatttataacaa aaatggCTGAAACTGTAGTTAAAGATTCGTGGCCAATTATCATTACATGGTGTAATCCTGAAAAGAATTTTCGAACTCAGTTATCTGTGATTGATTTTACTCCTATCCACATTTCCATTAACGACCGTGACagttatgtttatttgttatcaaaactatttcaattattttctagtagtgtattttctataaactatataaaaaaaaatactactgtAAAATTCTGGCAATCTGTCACATTAGCTATacataattcaaattcaatagAAGTTACAAAAACCGGACTCCATTTAATTTTGCACATGCTAGCatcaacattatataaaaattattttgat atactggaaaacatttataaaatgctGTTTGATACTATTGAAAAagtttgtttgaaatataattctaCAGAACAATCTTATGAGATTCAAAAAATTTTGAGTGacatctttaatattatatgtaaagcAGGATCAATTCGTGttgtaattatacatatgGCAATAATAGATTTAGTTTCAAAATTACTACTTTCTGATAAAATCaaag tcACAAAAAAACTGGCTGGAGCAATGTGTAAAGTGATTAAAGGATTACTCGatgatgaaattattaatcctaatattataatcgaaaaGTTACCTATgtgtcaattaataaattcttcttcacca ggAATGAATGTgttgtttgaatatttcattttacaagagttaaaaaacaataatgaaatgattaaaaataaaaaagatgatGTAAACTTTTTTGGTGATGAAAG aaataattctaTCAATATGGCAATACCAAGCTCAATTTGgtttcaatttttgaaaatcctaAACCAAACTTTACAATCATCTACTGAAATTCTTACTGCAAAAgagtttcaaattataaatactgctATATGTCTTGCTCATCATTTAGACAtgacttttaaaaatgaaagttatcaatttttacaaaacattaatactaataaattgttaattaaaatgatggACTATGTTTTAAATCATGATGATCGTTTCACTATAGAAACTTTAGTATCTACATGTGGCAGTCTAGTTAGTATAAAAGAGTTTTCTTCGTTTTTAACTAATGATGCTAAAACATTAATTGCTATTCTTTCTTTGCCATGGATGAGTATTTCTAATAGcatatttagaaatttgtcactatacaaacatttaaatgctATTGTAAGCAAATATTCTGCTTTACTGA acgATAAACGAATAATGAAAAAGTGTCTTACTTATATTAgtcatatacaaattaatatgctGTACGATTGGagacaaaatattgttataacatcACTTagagataaaaatatgtgtgaaATATCTATTCtaaatttaccatttttatttcataaggaaaaaaaacaagatatttctattttatttgaaataattaaagattttgatGAGACCacaaatattgtgtttgtcaaaaatttaagaattctCATGTGCTCTATGTATGGTAGgacaataattcaatataatcaaatttctTGTCAAgaagaattattttgtattgattgTGATCGAATTAAAATTCAGCCAAATTTGCAAATATGTTCAATAGacgatacttataaaaatatattaaatgaattttggaaaatattacttttatcatttgtaaacaatttgaatacaGTCATCAGATGTGAAGTCATTAAAAACATAccaatgataataaatcatttttatccaGATATTTCTTTTAGAAAACACATGTTAATGTTGATTAATGACAAAAACGAAGAAGTACGCATTCAGAgctcaaaaattttaaattctattatttttgaaaaagatTCATCaggaaatattgaaataatcgaATCagttttttatcaaacattaaatattctttgttCAGCTGTAAATACTAGTCTTAAAGTTGGAAATAATGAGCTACAATATACTTGTTTGGaaactattttcaatattgggTG tgtgCCAATAGATTCTACTATACTTCCATCAATGGAATTcatgtttctatttttaattcatcctAACTCTTCTTATGGAAGTGTTGCAAAATTTTATATGACTGAAATTGCTGCAgctcataaaacaaaatttttagtaatatttgatAGATATGAAACTGAATTAATGCAATATATTGCTAATAATTTAGTTGCATGTTATCATGCTTACCATCCCAAtattgatgtaaaaaaaacttacaacAAATTAGGTTTCACACATAGAGATATGTATGCAATAAagcaaattatcaaatatatttttccttgGTGTATTAAAAAGCCAGGAACAAGGAAAATATTAAGTGAAATTGCTTCATTATCACAAAAAACTGAAAGTACTTTGGTTAAAGAATCATTTAAA TACTGTTTTTCTCATCTATTGCTTTCTGAAGATATAGACATTCGTAAACAAGGCTGTTTACTTTTAGAAGAAATAACAAACACTCCTTTAGTACATTTGGTCAGACTTTCATTTACt cCAATAATAGCTGAGATACTTACACATTTCCATTCAAAACATGATCGAGCTACTgaagctattaaaataatacaaacatttgatgttctatttaatgtaaaaaatgattcttcaattgttaatttt gcTGATTTTTTATCTCCAAGATTTTTGGGCCTTCTAATGATTTTAGAATCAAGattagtaaaaaattcatCAGACTCTATtaaggaaaatattttattatcattaggaGATATTTTCAAACTAATGGGTAGTCGTTTTGTGACACCAGCAAGGTTTAAAATATTGGCCATGCTACGAACAGCCATATCGTTAAAAAATAGGGCTTTTGTATACCTAGGATTAAAAGCCTGGGATTCATTTATTCATTG tgtTAATATGGAAGTGTTGGGACCTATGTTAAGCTCCATATTTGTGTCTCTTGTACCACTATTAGATGTTTATCCGAACAAAGTCGCTAATATGTTTCATTTTATGGTTAaagataatgaaaaatatctaGAAAATCATATAGctgaattatatttcttagatCCACATCCAGCCAATCCTATAGTCTTTAAtatagttcaaaaatatacaaaaaatgtatt caAACAACCActgaataagttattaatatggttattgaacattgTGGCTCATACAACATTGGAAGTTAAACTTCATGGTTTAAAACGACTACATTCAGAACTTTCAGTTCAGCAGTCTGAAGTAACTAAGCTGATATTGTCCAGTGATAATGTTAATTCTGTAATTATTGag ttattagagGTTTTAACTGAAAATTTACGACATCATGATAAAAGAGTGAGACTTGCTAGCAGTGAATGTTTAGGAAAAATTGGTGCATTAGATCCCAGTTATTTGCCAAACAATATCATTAAAGAAG gaCGAAATAAAGAGTTTCCAttagatataaaaagtaaCGATTTTGCCATACGTGCAATAACCATTTTAGGACAAGGTCTACAGTCTGCTAGAAATTCTCGATATATGGATTCTTTTGCAGTTGCAATACaa aaaattttacaAGTTTATAATGTGAAAAAAGACTCAGAAATCTGGTCATCTATCCCAAGCACATTGCATGAGATTATTGATCCACTTTCTTCATCTCGCTACACTCTAGAAACAGAACAATACCAAACAGGAATGCCACATCCAATATTTGG atctGGAAAAAGTGGTACATTAAACATGTGGGCTTTTAATTGGGTCAATCGCCTTGTTCCTTTAATTAATGATGAATATGCTAAACGCATTTTTGTCTATTGTAAATCAAGCATACGATCAGATAATGAAGCaatgctattatttttaccatatgttttat tgtatacaattttaagtacaaaTGCTGAAGATggcaatttaatatatgaagAACTTCTAGCTGTTATTAGTAGTGATGTAGATGATATTACAACTAATAATGCAAATATCCCTGAAACTATTAATGACATCATAGCTGGTAGGCAAATTGctatggaatatgaaattaccaATTCTTCAGAACAACAAAATGAAACCACTACTCGTGTAATGTATGTTAAAACAGCATTcacattatttgattttttatttaaatggacTCGAGAACAAAAAGCATCAAAGAATAATATCCATGAACCAGTTAtga gatttttaacaagattttgtaaattaaaattggctGAAAAATCACTGGAGTATGATGAATATGCTAGAGCACTTTTGTATCTTGAAGATTACATTCATGAAAATAAAGACAAACTTCAAGATCATCTACCAACTCTTTCT caaaTTTATTCTAAACTAAATGATGCTGATAGTCTCAAAGGTATTATTGCTGTTCATAACAATGATCCATCTCCTCAAGAAATGATACTTTTACATGAAGTTAATGGACAATTACAA GATGCGGCTGCATGCTACGAAAAATTAGCACAAATGTATTCGGATCCTAGTTTAGAGTTTCATAAAGGTATGGTTAAATGCTATCTAGGTATTGATCAACCATTTACAGCATTAAAAATAGCTGAAGGCTTAACAAACATCaa atcaGATTGTCAAAACACATTATTTGGTGAGAAAGCTGAAGCAACATGGAGCCTTATgatgtttgataaattaaaagaacTATTGACTGAAAAACCATTAAATGCTAGTGAAAGTTGGGGTGTTTGTATTGGTCAAgccttagtatattttttacataaagatAAAAACAGCGTACATGAAGAAATTTCTTCCATAACAAATCTGGTCACAGAATCTTTGTATATGTCAATGGTTGGATCTGCCGGATACAAAGAAGCATATCCGTTTATTGTtaa ATTGCACATTCTGAATGAAATGGaacaaatatttgatactatatttaaaatagttgatGGTGATACGTCCACTAAGACTAAATTAAAAGAATTGATTACTAATGAAATGGATGAAAGATTACAGTGTTTACAACCTCAAGCATATGTTTTACAACAAGTTTTATGTATGCGTAGAGTCGTATTGACTGCTGCTCAACATTTAGTTACAGATGAATTAAAGCCTATTATCAATCATCAAATTGGTATAAGCTGGCTGAAAAGTATTAAAGTTGCAAGAAA atcactaaattttcaacaagcatattcaaatatattagctGCTGAAAAATATAAGCCTACAGAACTTTTTATTGAGAAAGCGAAGTTGTTATGGAAAAAATCTGATCAAGGACAAGCAATTGCAACTTTAAAAAAAGGGATTAATATGCTTTTTCCAAATATGGACATAATTAAAACTCTACCATGTGatgaaaaaatagaagaaagaAAAACATGTGCCTCT gctttattattgttatctaagTATAATGACAAAACTGTAAACGTGGATTTGGagtctaatttattaaatattgaaaatgcgTTTGAAATGTTTGGAATGTGGGAAAAAAGTCTTGTGAGGTTGGCACATTATCAAGATCGTATTCTCAACACTATGACTCCtgctatgtattatacaaaaggatt gaacttaataaacaacataattCATTGTTATGGCTTGTCGTTACAATATGGTTGTGAGTATATATATCAGTCAATGCCCAAAATGTTGAGTGTTTGGTTGGATTTTGGAAGTGACTTTAAtcgtgatttaaaaaaaaaaaataataaaacgtcaCTGTATTTAGTTGAACGAAAAAGAACATTTATAAAGATGACTAAACTCATAG aagGATTTATGTTAAGATTGCCAACATTTATGTTTCTCACTGCTTTTTCTCAAATTACATCTAGAATATGTCATCCATTAGAAgaatgttttaaaactttgACTGATATCATAGTCAAATGCATACTTGACTATCCTAATCATTCATTATGGATGCTGATGACTTTACATAAA tcaCCATTTACTGTGAGAGTGAGTAGATTCAATTCCATTCTCAAACATTCAAAATTAGTTaaagttaaaactttattGTTCCAATTTAtggaattatttgaaaatttatcagAATTGTGTAACACAAGTCCTCAAAATGCTCCAGTTGGTGTTAAATTTCCTCTacaaaaaattgcaaaaaatctACCACGTTTGCTGACAAATGGTTATTTTAGCAATATTATGGTACCTGCCCAAAAGTTTCGCACTTTGGTATTACCACGCATCAATTCTAACCGTAATACCAAACACAATCCATTTCCAGA tgATCTTGTATATATTCATGGAATCAAAGATgaggtttatatttatagttcacTTCAAAAACCAAAACGCATTATAATTTTGGGTTCTGATGGTAATGAATATCCAATGATGTGTAAAcctaaa gaTGACATAAGAATTGATTCAAGGTTAAtggagtttaataatattgttaatatgtacttaaaaagAGACCCAGAAGCAAGAGATCGaaatctttttataaaaacatat AGTGTGGTACCTATGATACTTGACTGTGGTCTAATTGAATTAGTTCAAAATGTAGTTACTTTGCGGAGtgtaattttaaactgctATGAAGCAATCGGGATTAAAGTATCAAAAAGTACTTTACAAGGACTAGTTTGCA atATAAAAGAttctttagaaaaaaaaagatcagtttttataaataaggcAATACCAAATCATCCACCTGTTTTTAGAAATTGGTATCTTAAAGAATTTCCTAGTCCTGGAGAGTG gtatttagCTAGAAGTGAGTTTACTAGAACAACAGCTGTCATATCTATAGTTGGTTATATACTGGGACTTGGTGATCGCCacggtgaaaatattttattagattcgACTAATGGTGGTGTGGTTCATGTTGatttcaattgtttatttaatcga gGTGAAAAGTTTGAATGGCCAGAACGAGTACCATTTCGTATGACTCATAATATGGTAGATGCAATGGGAACTGGAGGACTCGAAGGAATGTTATCAAGTGCTTGTGAAATAACTAATCGTGTCATGCGATCTCATACTGAACAATTGGTTAGTGTGcttaaaccatttttatatgatCCTTTAGTCATGTGGACTGGTCGTGATACTATAGCTGATGAAAATTCTGAAATGGCAAATGatcaa gCTAAAgaacatttgaataatattgaaatgcgTCTTCAGGGATATGTAAGAGCCAATTTAAAGAATTCTTCCATGCCACTTTCAGTTGCAGGACAAACACGTAAACTTATTGAAGAAGCCATTTCTGTTGATAATTTATGTCAAATGTATATAGGCTGGAGTGCATTTCTgtga
- the LOC113560602 gene encoding protein croquemort-like isoform X1 — protein sequence MVKLYHLTMSHDIEETERLITARDEHKDSKCRGFWCQLFLSLFGILFLFTGIIMADLWPQIFNNIMKNKLELENNTLTYQYWKQIPAPLYMSIYLFNWTNPEATLQIGDLPILQQLGPYVFKENRTKVNITFNNNDTITYMQLKSWKFDQSLSNGSLSDKVTTINIVINILGEKLQAINKNWLFVLTNYYLKLSNINKPYVTRTAGELIFDGYDDPLVDIAVKLKSYFPIDLPFKKVGWLYGMNMSTSSDGLINMFTGKNNIENVGLVHSVNYNTKLNVFKKDCSYSNASAGDLWPEHTAMQPNISIYIPGICSAITMLNNNYTFINGMKGIEFVAGSDVFNNTCYCPPSGCLLPGVRPLSLCGDNSLPIFISFPHFYLADKSYRQSVIGMNPNRTLHEFKMILENDYSIPLKVDARIQFNVKVKPIKDLKVLKNMPKIYLPVFWFSESFEIPRNMSDQLLIVTNVLPIFIPYVWLVLALAGCIMLVVSTYLWVSRKNESFTILDPL from the exons ATGGTGAAACTCTACCATCTGACAATGAGTCACGACATAGAAGAAACaga aaggTTGATAACCGCTAGGGATGAGCATAAAGATTCAAAATGTCGTGGTTTCTGGTGTCAACTTTTTCTATCATTATTTGGTATTCTGTTTCTATTTACAGGAATTATCATGGCTGATTTGTGGCCACAGATATTTAACaacataatgaaaaat aaactcgaattagaaaacaatactCTAACTTATCAATATTGGAAACAAATTCCAGCACCATTGTACATGAGCATATATTTGTTCAACTGGACAAATCCAGAAGCTACGCTACAAATAGGAGATTTACCAATATTGCAACAGCTAGGACCATATGTTTTcaa AGAAAATCGTACTAAAGTCAATATTACATTCaacaataatgatacaatAACATACATGCAGTTGAAAAGTTGGAAGTTTGATCAATCTCTTTCAAATGGTTCATTGTCCGATAAGGTTAccacaataaatattgtgattaAC ATTTTGGGTGAAAAATTACAAGCcatcaataaaaattggttATTTGTTCTTACAAACTACTATTTGAAACTATCAAACATTAACAAGCCATATGTAACAAGGACGGCTggtgaattaatttttgatggtTATGACGATCCTCTTGTGGACATTGCAGTTAAACTAAAATCTTATTTTCCCATTGATTTgccattcaaaaaagtggGATGGTTGTatggt ATGAATATGTCTACTTCTTCAGATggcttaattaatatgtttactggaaaaaataacattgaaaaTGTTGGGCTAGTACATTCAGTCAATTATAACACCAAGTTGAATGTGTTCAAGAAAGATTGTAGTTATTCAAATGCCTCTGCAGGCGATCTATGGCCTGAACACACTGCTATGCAACCTaacatatcaatttatatacctGGTATTTGCAG tgcaATTACTATGTTAAACAacaactatacatttattaatggtATGAAAGGAATTGAATTTGTTGCGGGATCTGATGTTTTTAACAATACTTGTTATTGTCCACCATCTGGATGTCTGTTACCTGGTGTACGGCCATTAAGTTTATGTGGAGACAATTCACttcctatatttatatcatttccACATTTCTATTTAGCTGATAAATCATACAGACAATCAGTTATTGGTATGAATCCCAATCGGACTTTgcatgaatttaaaatgattttggaaaat GATTATTCAATACCTTTGAAAGTTGATGCTAgaattcaatttaatgttaaagtaAAGCCTATTAAGGACTTaaa agttttgaaaaatatgccaAAAATCTATTTACCTGTGTTTTGGTTTTCTGAAAGTTTTGAAATTCCACGCAACATGTCAGACCAGTTGTTGATTGTTACAAATGTATTACCAATTTTTATTCCTTATGTATGGCTTGTATTGGCATTAGCTGGATGTATAATGCTAGTCGTTAGCACTTACCTATGGGTGAGCAGAAAAAATGAATCTTTCACCATCTTGGATCCCTTGTAA
- the LOC113560602 gene encoding protein croquemort-like isoform X2: protein MADLWPQIFNNIMKNKLELENNTLTYQYWKQIPAPLYMSIYLFNWTNPEATLQIGDLPILQQLGPYVFKENRTKVNITFNNNDTITYMQLKSWKFDQSLSNGSLSDKVTTINIVINILGEKLQAINKNWLFVLTNYYLKLSNINKPYVTRTAGELIFDGYDDPLVDIAVKLKSYFPIDLPFKKVGWLYGMNMSTSSDGLINMFTGKNNIENVGLVHSVNYNTKLNVFKKDCSYSNASAGDLWPEHTAMQPNISIYIPGICSAITMLNNNYTFINGMKGIEFVAGSDVFNNTCYCPPSGCLLPGVRPLSLCGDNSLPIFISFPHFYLADKSYRQSVIGMNPNRTLHEFKMILENDYSIPLKVDARIQFNVKVKPIKDLKVLKNMPKIYLPVFWFSESFEIPRNMSDQLLIVTNVLPIFIPYVWLVLALAGCIMLVVSTYLWVSRKNESFTILDPL from the exons ATGGCTGATTTGTGGCCACAGATATTTAACaacataatgaaaaat aaactcgaattagaaaacaatactCTAACTTATCAATATTGGAAACAAATTCCAGCACCATTGTACATGAGCATATATTTGTTCAACTGGACAAATCCAGAAGCTACGCTACAAATAGGAGATTTACCAATATTGCAACAGCTAGGACCATATGTTTTcaa AGAAAATCGTACTAAAGTCAATATTACATTCaacaataatgatacaatAACATACATGCAGTTGAAAAGTTGGAAGTTTGATCAATCTCTTTCAAATGGTTCATTGTCCGATAAGGTTAccacaataaatattgtgattaAC ATTTTGGGTGAAAAATTACAAGCcatcaataaaaattggttATTTGTTCTTACAAACTACTATTTGAAACTATCAAACATTAACAAGCCATATGTAACAAGGACGGCTggtgaattaatttttgatggtTATGACGATCCTCTTGTGGACATTGCAGTTAAACTAAAATCTTATTTTCCCATTGATTTgccattcaaaaaagtggGATGGTTGTatggt ATGAATATGTCTACTTCTTCAGATggcttaattaatatgtttactggaaaaaataacattgaaaaTGTTGGGCTAGTACATTCAGTCAATTATAACACCAAGTTGAATGTGTTCAAGAAAGATTGTAGTTATTCAAATGCCTCTGCAGGCGATCTATGGCCTGAACACACTGCTATGCAACCTaacatatcaatttatatacctGGTATTTGCAG tgcaATTACTATGTTAAACAacaactatacatttattaatggtATGAAAGGAATTGAATTTGTTGCGGGATCTGATGTTTTTAACAATACTTGTTATTGTCCACCATCTGGATGTCTGTTACCTGGTGTACGGCCATTAAGTTTATGTGGAGACAATTCACttcctatatttatatcatttccACATTTCTATTTAGCTGATAAATCATACAGACAATCAGTTATTGGTATGAATCCCAATCGGACTTTgcatgaatttaaaatgattttggaaaat GATTATTCAATACCTTTGAAAGTTGATGCTAgaattcaatttaatgttaaagtaAAGCCTATTAAGGACTTaaa agttttgaaaaatatgccaAAAATCTATTTACCTGTGTTTTGGTTTTCTGAAAGTTTTGAAATTCCACGCAACATGTCAGACCAGTTGTTGATTGTTACAAATGTATTACCAATTTTTATTCCTTATGTATGGCTTGTATTGGCATTAGCTGGATGTATAATGCTAGTCGTTAGCACTTACCTATGGGTGAGCAGAAAAAATGAATCTTTCACCATCTTGGATCCCTTGTAA